The Anopheles marshallii chromosome X, idAnoMarsDA_429_01, whole genome shotgun sequence genome includes a window with the following:
- the LOC128713848 gene encoding AP-3 complex subunit delta, with amino-acid sequence MALKMVKGNLERMFDKNLTDLVRGIRNNKDNEAKYIAQCIEEIKQELRQDNVSVKSNAVAKLTYLQMCGYDISWAGFNIIEVMSSNRFTCKRIGYLAASQCFHPDSELLMLTTNMIRKDLSSTNQYDAGVALSGLSCFISTDLSRDLANDIMTLMSSTKPYLRMKAVLMMYKVFLRYPEALRPAFPKLKEKLEDPDPSVQSAAVNVICELARKNPKNYLSLAPIFFKLMTTSTNNWMLIKIIKLFGALTPLEPRLGKKLIEPLTNLIHSTSAMSLLYECINTVIAVLISISSGMPNHSASIQLCVQKLRILIEDSDQNLKYLGLLAMSKILKTHPKSVQTHKDLILACLDDKDESIRLRALDLLYGMVSKKNLMEIVRRLLGHMERAEGSSYRDELLYKVIEICSQGSYQYVTNFEWYLTVLVELILLESGSRHGRLIAAQLLDVAIRVQAVRTFAVNEMATLLETYPVTAAPNGTMQEVLYAAAWIVGEFATHLNGPARTLGVLLQPKPVAGHIQAVYVQNALKLFAHLVSEAVRDRDATAIDAYCQKLHEGLRSYLSSADIEVQERASSVYFLVALLRESLGAAEPAVPLGGLLELAPDTPATANEGEEDIPDGKTNATSGYATAAWDEIEQIASDLQGLFASELNPVAPKAQRKVQLPEDLDLDEWINQPPESADASSADGGSSDDDKFPLFLTDGAGRGGAGGERETNGGGGSRSYKRIEYTQEELDKMRQARLLEQTNNPNYLKPAKKKADYQHDAYEDIPIAEIALEVPLQIHSTKRSDKYLMDADRSARVLVGKGGGSSRKGKGEKTGTGKKSKRHGKKNKRYSDESDSESDDPKPLHVVNTVIELPEGAILSDTEDKNNADPNDPHRALDIDLDAPFDDDYPAELKRKSANNSKHHDVMLLRDGDGSANAKTNRAGPTDLSGEQPAVSRSGGHRSSSRHPKPTANVPEHREKQKKKKKSTDKERAGSMLSDVQKGASENAPDTMMLMIEEEPSTKVAKGRTKREDKGKVTSQKGKEEEDEEEEEDAKGKKKKHSKKSSKRHHHHSKRDADRPKAGYEEMLAQPGGNGSKDAI; translated from the exons ATGGCgttgaaaatggtaaaagGCAACCTGGAGCGGATGTTTGACAAAAACCTAACCGATCTGGTGCGCGGCATACGAAACAACAAAGATAACGAG GCCAAGTACATCGCACAGTGCATCGAGGAGATCAAGCAGGAGCTGCGACAGGATAACGTCAGCGTCAAGAGCAATGCGGTGGCGAAGCTAACGTATTTGCAGATGTGCGGCTACGATATCTCCTGGGCCGGCTTTAATATCATCGAGGTGATGAGCTCGAACCGGTTCACCTGCAAGCGGATTGGTTACCTTGCCGCCAGCCAGTGCTTCCATCCGGACAGCGAACTGCTGATGCTAACGACCAACATGATCCGGAAGGATCTAAGCTCCACCAATCAGTACGATGCGGGCGTTGCACTGTCCGGGCTGAGTTGCTTCATCTCAACCGATCTGTCCCGGGATCTCGCCAACGACATCATGACGCTG ATGAGCTCCACCAAACCGTATCTGCGGATGAAGGCGGTGCTGATGATGTACAAAGTGTTCCTCCGGTACCCGGAAGCGCTCCGGCCCGCCTTTCCAaagctgaaggaaaaactcgaGGATCCGGACCCGAGCGTGCAGTCCGCGGCGGTAAACGTGATCTGCGAGCTGGCGCGGAAAAATCCGAAAAACTATCTGTCGCTCGCGCCCATCTTCTTCAAGCTGATGACCACATCGACCAATAATTGGATGTTGatcaaaattattaaactg TTCGGTGCTTTAACTCCGCTAGAACCCAGATTAGGCAAAAAGCTAATTGAACCGTTGACCAATTTAATTCATAG CACGTCGGCAATGAGCCTGCTGTACGAGTGCATCAATACCGTGATCGCGGTACTAATAAGCATCAGCAGCGGAATGCCGAATCATAGCGCTTCCATACAGCTGTGCGTCCAGAAGCTTCGTATCCTGATCGAGGATTCGGACCAGAACC TGAAATATCTCGGCCTGCTAGCAATGTCCAAGATCCTGAAGACCCATCCGAAGAGTGTGCAGACGCACAAGGACCTAATACTGGCCTGCTTGGACGATAAGGACGAATCGATACGGTTGCGTGCGCTCGATCTGCTGTACGGCATGGTGTCGAAGAAGAACTTGATGGAAATCGTTCGTCGACTGCTCGGACACATGGAACGTGCCGAAGGGTCCTCGTATCGGGACGAGCTGCTGTACAAGGTGATCGAGATATGCTCGCAGGGTTCGTACCAGTACGTCACCAACTTCGAGTGGTACCTAACCGTGCTGGTGGAGCTGATTCTGCTGGAGTCGGGCTCGCGGCACGGCCGACTTATTGCAGCCCAGCTGCTAGACGTGGCGATACGCGTACAGGCGGTGCGTACGTTCGCGGTGAACGAGATGGCAACACTGCTGGAGACTTACCCCGTGACCGCGGCACCGAACGGCACGATGCAGGAGGTGCTGTATGCGGCGGCCTGGATTGTGGGCGAGTTTGCCACCCATCTGAACGGACCGGCGCGTACTTTAGGGGTGCTGCTGCAACCGAAACCGGTCGCCGGTCACATACAGGCGGTGTACGTGCAGAATGCACTGAAACTGTTTGCCCATCTGGTCAGCGAAGCGGTACGCGACCGGGATGCGACTGCAATCGATGCGTACTGTCAGAAGCTGCACGAAGGGCTTCGGAGCTACCTCAGCTCGGCGGACATCGAGGTGCAGGAGCGTGCCAGTTCCGTGTACTTTTTGGTTGCACTGCTGCGGGAGTCGCTCGGTGCGGCTGAACCGGCCGTACCGTTGGGTGGGTTACTGGAGCTAGCGCCGGATACACCGGCAACCGCGAACGAGGGCGAAGAAGATATTCCGGACGGGAAGACGAATGCTACCTCAGGCTACGCCACGGCCGCATGGGACGAGATCGAGCAGATCGCGTCCGATCTCCAGGGGTTGTTTGCCAGCGAGCTGAACCCGGTCGCACCGAAAGCCCAGCGCAAGGTGCAACTGCCGGAGGATCTCGATCTCGACGAATGGATCAACCAGCCGCCCGAATCGGCAGACGCCAGCAGTGCGGACGGTGGTTCGAGTGATGACGACAAATTCCCACTGTTCCTGACCGACGGTGCGGGTCGGGGTGGTGCTGGCGGCGAACGTGAAacaaatggtggtggtggatcaCGTTCCTACAAGCGCATTGAGTACACACAGGAAGAGCTTGATAAG ATGAGACAAGCACGACTGctggagcaaacaaacaatcccaACTATCTAAAACCGGCCAAAAAGAAGGCCGACTACCAGCACGACGCGTACGAAGATATACCGATCGCTGAAATTGCACTCGAAGTGCCTCTCCAAATACATT CCACAAAACGGTCGGATAAATATCTCATGGATGCGGATCGTTCAGCGCGCGTTTTGGTCGGGAAGGGTGGAGGGTCGTCACGCAAGGGCAAAGGTGAAAAGACTGGAACGGGCAAAAAGTCGAAGCGGCAtggcaagaaaaacaagcgCTACTCGGACGAGTCCGATTCGGAAAGCGATG ATCCCAAACCGCTGCACGTCGTGAACACGGTAATCGAGCTACCGGAAGGTGCAATACTGTCCGACACGGAGGATAAGAACAATGCCGACCCGAACGATCCGCACCGGGCGCTCGACATTGATCTGGATGC CCCGTTCGATGACGATTACCCAGCGGAACTGAAACGAAAATCGGCCAATAACAGCAAACATCACGACGTGATGCTGTTGCGGGATGGAGACGGTAGTGCCAACGCCAAAACCAACCGTGCCGGCCCGACTGACCTAAGCGGGGAGCAACCGGCGGTATCACGGTCCGGTGGTCACCGTTCCTCGTCGAGGCACCCGAAACCGACCGCAAACGTACCCGAACACcgggaaaagcaaaagaaaaagaaaaaatcaaccgACAAGGAGCGTGCCGGGTCGATGTTGTCGGATGTGCAAAAGGGGGCCAGCGAAAATGCGCCGGAcacgatgatgctgatgatcgAGGAGGAACCAAGCACCAAGGTTGCGAAGGGGCGTACGAAACGGGAGGACAAGGGCAAGGTGACCAGCCAGAAGGGaaaggaggaggaggatgaggaggaagaggaggatgCCAAaggcaagaagaaaaagcacaGCAAAAAGTCATCGAAACGCCACCATCATCATAGCAAGCGGGACGCGGACCGGCCGAAGGCGGGCTATGAGGAGATGCTAGCGCAACCGGGCGGTAACGGTAGTAAGGACGCAATTTAA
- the LOC128718881 gene encoding cystathionine beta-synthase-like protein: MASHRSCPMNGHLAVNAKQQTIAEEDPMAHFIRPDQPSRCTWSLGTTETSPHHHEPLAPKPSVLPSILEAVGGTPMVKLNKIPQSLGLKCNVYVKCEFLNPGGSVKDRIGVRMVLEAERKGLLKPGCTIIEPTSGNTGIGLAMAAAARGYRCLIVMPEKMSNEKVDTLKALGAEVIRTPTEAAFDSPEGLIAVSQRLQRSIPDSVILDQYRNAGNPLAHYDGTGAEIVEQLAGRVDMVVIGTGTGGTMTGIGRKIKESCPNCQVIAADPEGSILAEPEELNQTNVSFYEVEGVGYDFLPTVLDRTVVDRWYKFNDRVALPLARRLIRDEGLLCGGSSGGNLHVAFEAAKELKEGQNCVVILPDNIRNYLTKFVSDNWMEARYFKESDNCHNQKWWNDKVQTLPMETLLTVRDDAPISDAIATMKQNNRTHLPVVDATGAIKGVVHLPNLLSKLLNRLVKPSDLVRRAIFKQYVKIDHEENVGRASRILEKDSFLLVTRQEAGAEPTERLVGVLTQRALFDFVAEQAATVANGNGNAK, translated from the exons ATGGCAAGCCATCGCAGCTGTCCCATGAATGGGCATCTGGCAGTGAACGCCAAGCAACAGACCATCGCTGAGGAGGACCCGATGGCGCACTTTATCCGTCCCGATCAACCATCGAGGTGTACCTGGTCTCTGGGAACGACGGAAACTAGCCCGCATCATCATGAACCACT CGCTCCGAAACCGTCTGTGCTGCCTTCGATTCTGGAAGCAGTTGGAGGAACGCCGATGGTGAAGCTCAACAAAATTCCCCAGTCGCTGGGTTTGAAATGCAATGTTT ACGTCAAATGTGAGTTCCTCAATCCGGGTGGCTCGGTGAAGGATCGCATTGGAGTACGGATGGTGTTGGAGGCAGAGCGTAAGGGTTTGCTGAAGCCTGGCTGTACCATCATTGAGCCGACGTCCGGCAACACTGGGATCGGTTTGGCGATGGCTGCAGCCGCCCGCGGGTACCGCTGTTTGATCGTCATGCCGGAGAAGATGTCCAACGAAAAGGTGGACACGTTGAAGGCGCTCGGTGCGGAGGTGATACGCACACCGACCGAGGCAGCGTTCGACTCGCCGGAAGGTCTTATCGCTGTGTCGCAGCGTCTGCAACGTTCCATCCCGGACTCGGTTATACTTGACCAGTACCGCAATGCCGGCAATCCGCTGGCACATTATGACGGTACGGGTGCAGAGATTGTGGAGCAGCTGGCAGGGCGCGTGGACATGGTTGTCATCGGTACGGGCACCGGTGGTACCATGACCGGCATCGGCCGTAAGATAAAGGAGTCTTGTCCAAACTGTCAGGTAATTGCGGCCGATCCGGAGGGTTCCATATTGGCCGAACCGGAAGAACTTAACCAGACGAATGTGAGCTTCTACGAGGTGGAGGGTGTCGGGTACGATTTCCTGCCGACCGTACTCGATCGCACTGTCGTCGACCGGTGGTACAAGTTTAACGACCGTGTAGCACTTCCACTCGCGAGACGCCTAATCCGGGACGAGGGTTTGCTGTGTGGTGGTAGCAGCGGTGGCAACCTGCACGTGGCATTCGAGGCGGCCAAGGAGCTGAAGGAGGGCCAGAACTGTGTGGTGATCCTGCCGGACAATATTCGCAACTATCTGACCAAGTTCGTATCAGACAACTGGATGGAGGCGCGTTACTTCAAGGAGTCGGACAACTGCCATAATCAGAA GTGGTGGAATGATAAAGTACAAACGTTGCCGATGGAGACGCTCCTAACGGTGCGTGATGATGCGCCTATCAGTGACGCAATTGCAACGATGAAGCAGAACAATCGTACCCATCTGCCTGTTGTTGACGCCACCGG CGCCATCAAGGGTGTGGTGCATCTGCCAAACCTTTTGAGCAAACTGCTCAATCGCTTGGTCAAACCGTCCGATCTTGTCCGTCGGGCCATCTTCAAACAGTACGTTAAGATCGACCACGAAGAGAACGTAGGCCGTGCCTCGCGGATTTTGGAAAAGGATAGCTTTTTGCTAGTGACGCGCCAAGAGGCGG gtGCTGAACCTACAGAACGTCTCGTAGGGGTCCTAACACAGCGTGCActatttgattttgttgccGAACAGGCTGCAACTGTCgctaatggaaatggaaatgcaaaGTAG